DNA from Vibrio gazogenes:
CTTCAAGCATAGTGGGCGTCAATGGTCTGGTGTCCCCGTCATTGCTGCCAATATGGACTCCGTTGGTAGTTTCGGCATGGCTCAGGCCTTGGCGAAATATGATGTAATCACTGCGATCCATAAGCACTATTCGCTACAAGAGTGGCAAGCGTTTGTGCAGACAGCCGATGCTGAAACCCTCAAGTATGTCATGGTTTCCACTGGTACGTCCGATGCCGATTTTACCAAAATGCAAGCCACGCTCGCTTTGAGTGAAGACTTGATGTTTGTGTGCATCGATATTGCCAACGGCTATTCGGAGCATTTGGTGGAGTTTGTGGAAAGAGTCCGCCGTGCCTTACCTGATAAGGTGATCGTCGCCGGGAATGTGGTGACCGGTGATATGACCGAAGAACTGATTCTTGCCGGTGCAGACATCGTGAAAGTTGGGATTGGCCCGGGTTCGGTCTGTACCACCCGAGTTAAAACCGGTGTCGGCTACCCGCAATTGTCAGCGATTATTGAATGTGCTGATGCTGCTCACGGCTTAGGCGGGCAAATCATCGGCGACGGTGGCTGTACCTGTCCCGGAGACGTCTCCAAAGCGTTCGGTGGCGGTGCAGATTTCGTCATGCTCGGCGGGATGTTGGCCGGACATCACGAATCCGGTGGCGACATTGTCGTGAAAGACGGTGAAAGTTATGTGAAGTTTTACGGCATGTCGTCCAAGAGCGCGATGGACAAATATGCCGGTGGCGTCGCGCAGTACCGAGCCGCTGAAGGCAAAACCGTGTTACTCCCTTATCGAGGTAGTGTCGAAGACACCATTCAGGATATTCTCGGTGGCGTTCGGTCAACCTGTACCTACGTCGGAGCCGCCAACCTGAAAGAACTCACCAAGCGCACAACGTTTATTCGGGTTCAGGAACAAGAGAATAATATGTTTGGCAAGGAGTCGTGAGCGGGAGCTGTTCATTGAGAATATCAATATAACGCTGTGTTGGCGGAGCCTCAATACGCAGCACACTTGACGATTTGTTAACCTGAAGGCCGATATCAGTTGATATGACTGAATCGGCCTTTTGAGTTTCAGGCACCTTCATTTTTAGTCCACTGCCTAGCTAACTGATTTGAAAGCTCATTTAAATCTCAAAAATCAACCGATTGAATATTAACAATGGTGGTATTGCTGTAAAGTATTTTCCATTGAGTAAAAATGATTACGGAAGATGGCATGGCAATCTTGCTTAGTTGGTTGGGTAGAACTGATCTCGACCAAATGAAAGTAGACAAACCTGCTTCGATTGCGACGATCGCATTGAAAGGTCCAGTATTGGATGAGGTCGTTATTCTCGCCAGTACATGGGACGATGAATGGAACGATTATCAAGAATGGCTCAAGAAAAAGCTTGCTTTGGCCAACTATAAATTTTAGAGGTATCTTCAGATGCCTCTTTTTCAAAGATTAGGTTTGCATGCAACTTCAACTCAGCGCCAGCAATGCGCTCAACAAATGGCTCAAAGCAGATTTGCCGCGTTTACCAACGGAGCAAGGCAAACAAGCCGGAGTCAATAAGCTAAGTTCGAATGCTACGACTATGAGCTGGCAGGTGCATCTGATTGAAAACCATTACCGTTCGGTAGAGAAAACCTTAATCGTTTGTGAAGCCAATAGCCGCTTTACCTATTTTATTCCGCTCAATCGAATGATTTTCACGCCCGATGAACTTACTGAACGGTTAAAAATAGAGTGGCAATTTGCCTTTGATGAGGCCTTGGAAGAGAGCCGTCTAATTGGCCATTATGAAATTGCATCGCTGCTGTCAAAGCTCAATGATATTGAGTTCATACCGCAGTGGATTAAAAACACCGACCTGAGTATTAACGGCCATATTGCTGACGCAGCACAGTGGGTGACGCAAACCTTAGACGATAGAAATCTCGATCGCTTAAGCCAACCACTAGCGTTTGAGATTTCTAGTTATATTAATTGTCAAACCAAAAGCATTAAGGTGAACAACAAGAAGCAGCGCTTTATCCCAATCGAGCGACTGTTCGCTTATGTTCAAGATATCACGTCACCAAACTCGACAAGCAATGATCAAAGTGACGACATGAGTAATGTCATTCCGTTTAGACGCTAATCGCACTGTTAAGAAAATTACTCAAATCACACCGACCATGTAAATATTTTTACCATGAGTAATGATTATTACGGCTATTTTTATGGTAGATGCAATTAAATTCAATTAAATTCAATTAAAACAAAAATTTAAATATTGGCATGTTAGTTGAAAAGTCATTCATAACTTTCATTAAAAAGGAAAATATTATGGGTTATGAAATTGATTTTTTAGGTGTGGGTGAAGAATCTAAGAGTGGCGATGCGATTGCTTTGCGTTATGGCAATCTGTACGGCACTCGCGAAGAGCAAACCGTTGTTGTGATTGATGGTGGGTTCAAAGATACAGGCGCAAGTCTCGTTGAACATATCAAAAATCATTACGGTACATCCGTAGTTGATTTGGTTATCAACACTCACCCGGATCTAGACCATATAAACGGTCTGGAAACAGTACTCAATGAACTGGATGTCAAAGAACTCTGGATTCATAAACCGTGGGAACACAACCAAGGTTTGGCAAATAAGTTTAAAGATGGACGAGTCACGGACAACAGTATTGGTGAGCGCCTCAAGGAGAACTTAGAAAAAGCTTGGTCGTTAGTTAAATTGGCTGAAGCAAAAGGTATCAGAGTTCAAGAGCCGTTTACCGGTTTGGCGGACGCTGGCGGTGGTATTAAAATTCTTGGACCTTCTGTTGAGTTTTATGAGTCGCTGATTCCGGAGTTTGAAGGCATGCCAGAAAAAGCCTCTCTATCAAATATGCTGGAAAGTGCATTAAATAAAGCAGCTTCTGCACTTCGTCGTTTCTTGGTCTCCTGGGGAGAAGATAAAATTGATGATAGTGGAGAAACCTCTCCTAGAAACAATTCGAGTGTCATTACCCAACTATTGGTGGATGAACGGTGCTCACTGTTCACGGGAGATGCTGGTATTAAGGCCCTTGAATACGCAGCCGACCAATTAGAACAAAGTGGTCAAACTGCAGACCTACGATTTATACAAATTCCACACCATGGCAGCAAACGTAATATTGGTAAAACGGTGCTTAATCGTTTAGTCGGGGAACCTGTTGCAGAAGGAGAGTCTCGCGGCATTACAGCGATAGCTTCCACCGCGAAAGGCGCAGAGCCAAAACATCCAAGAAAAGCGGTGATGAATGCCTTTACTCACCGAGGTGTGAAAGTTCTCGCCACCAGATGGACAGGAATCTGTCATCATCATGATGCTCCAAATCGATCTGGGTGGAACAGCCTTAATCCGGAGCCATATCACTACGACTATGAAGATGAGGTGGCGTAAGATGGCTGGTTTATCTCTAAAAGCGAAAAATATCGCCCCTCTTTCTGTGCTGATCATTATTCAACTTATTGCGGTTACTATGGTTAACCGTCATACTTTCGATGCCAGTTTGTTGGATATTCTAAAGGATACTGGGGGAGCGATGTTGGCAACTAGTGTATTAGCAGGGTGGCTTAGCCACCTTATCCCTGCCGACTTAAAAAATGCACTGGTGTTTCTTCGCTGGCGAAATGTGTTACCAGGTCATCGATTTATTCAGCTTGCCGAAAAAGATACGCGTATTGATATCGATTTGTTTAAGACGAGAGTGGCTGATTATGAGTCGCTTAAATCCGACAACAAAAACCAAAATAGTTACTGGTATCGGGAATTTTATCGACCGGTAACAAATCAGGATGAAGTCGCGTCAACGCATAAATCGTATTTACTTTACCGGGATGCAGCAGCGGTTTCTTTGATTAGCGCGATTATCTTGGTGTTGGCGAAATTGTTGATAGACATACAGATGGCACAAATTGGTTTTGATTCCGTTTGGGTATTTGCTATTGCCATTATCGGTTTTATCGTTGCGGCGAGAAATGCAGGGCAGAGAATGGTTACCACAGCAATTGCGGTGAATTTAACTACGACAGTTACAGAGTAAATTTCGTATATTAGTGATTATTAATTAGAAGAAAATAGAACAATGTCAGATCTTAAAAAATTTCAGGTTTAGAGTGTACGACCATTACCAATTATTGTTATGGCTGATACCAGCGGCAGTATGTCAGTTGACGGAAATTGTAGCAACACGAGTTATTGAGTTAGTCGACAGTGCCATATATGTAGCAAAATGTGCAAAAAAGCATATGGAAATTTTGTGATATTCCTCAGTTGTAACGATGATAGATTTAAATATATGGTTCTGATTTTTATAATTATTTAAGCTAGGTGAGGTGTAACGATGCCATTGGATTTATCAAACACTCTTGTTATAGGTGTTAGTGCTACCGCGCTTTATGATATGGAAGAGTCAGATCGTATCTTCCGTGATACCAAAACATCTGATCCCGACACTGCGATTGAACAATACCGAGATTTTATGCGTGAGCATGAAAATGAACCGCTATCTCCGGGAACGGGGTGGCATTTAGTGAAGGCTCTACTCGGCTTAAATCAGTATCAAATTGGAAATTCTCCTCTAGTGGAAGTAGTGGTGATGTCTCGTAATAGCCCTGACACTGGTTTGCGGGTATTGAATACAATTCGTTATGAGCAACTCAATATTACGCGTTCTGCGTTTACGGCTGGGGAATCTGTGCCTGATTATCTGGATGCGTTTGATGTTGATTTGTTTTTGACGACGAGTGTTGAAGACGCTCAACGTGTTATTGATTCTAAATTGTGTGCTGCTGCAATATTAAAAGAACCTCCACATGATGCTCCTAAAATTCCCGAAGGTCAGGTTCGAATCGCATTTGATGGTGATGCGGTATTGTTTTCTGAAGAAAGTGAATTGGTGTACAAAACTCAAGGAATGGCTGCTTTTCATGCTCAGGAAGACGAAAAGCAAAATATTCCGATGGAAGAAGGGCCTTATGCCAGTTTGCTGAAAAAACTGTCCACGCTTCAGGATCGTTTACCTATGCGTGTTGAATATTCTCCTGTTCGTATTGCAATTGTAACTGCCCGAAATAGTCCATCTGAGATGCGAGTTATCAAAACACTGCGCAGCTGGGGGGTATACGTTGATGAAGCCTTCTTTCTCGGAGGAGTAGAGAAGACAAAAGTTCTCAAAGCGTTTCGCCCGCATATCTTTTTTGATGACCAGGACGTGCATTTAGATAAAGCCGCAAATCTAGTTCCTTCAGGGAAAGTACCTTATTTGAGTACGTCGGAACTATCCGTGAAACCGAAAGGTTAGACTTAATACATTCGTTATCTTTATCTGAAATGCCGAGATTAAAAGGTATGTAGTGGTATATTGTCAAATCAGGTCAATATTCTTACGGGAGTCAAATGATATGAAGCATTTTATGCTGAGGGTAAAGCAAAGTGCTTTAACGGAGAAGGAGGGAGTATTTTTCTATAACAATGTTCCTTTTACTGGCGTAGCCTTCTTAATGAATGACAATATGCTGGAAAGTGCGAATGAGTTTAGTGATGGTCAAATGGTAGGAGAATATCTGTTTGAGCATTTCCATGGATTTGATACAAAGCTAATCATTGATGATGAATTACTCGAACCTGAAGATGAAGATTCTTATCAGCCTTTTATGTGTCTTCATGGAGATATGTTCACGGGTGTATCGCTTGAATTTGAAGGTGATTTTTGTACTGCGGAGTATTTGTATGTTGAAGGCTGGAGTGATTCAAGTATCGGGTTCGATCCTACGGGGAATATAGAGGCAATAGAGATTGAACGTCCCAACTTTTCTCAAACATTTCTTTGGAATAAAAGTGGTCAGGTTGAACGGTTTGAGATTTCATATCATCAGAGTTCTATCAAACTACGATTTGATGAAGATGGGAGTATTTCGGTATTAAGTATCTGTAATGACTATTTTAACCAAGTGACATTGTTTCTGAGTCAATTGCTTTGTAAATTATATAGTGATGATTCCTTTATTGATACTCTAAGAATAGGAGATTTTCTTTATTTAGGAGAAGGGTTTATTGATGACAGTATATTTGAAAGAATTTTTATATGTGATGGTATTAAAAATATAAAAACATTATATGTTTCTGATACAAAAATCACAGAAAGGAGTGTTTTTTTGTTGAAAGAATTACCAATGTTAGAAAACCTTTCCATTAATTCTACATTGATTAATGCAGAAGTAATAAGAGAAATAAAGCTAAATAATCCTGAATGCCACATAAAATTTAATGATAAAGAGATCTTACTGTAGAATCTCTTTCATGTATTGGTTAACAAGTTGATCAGCGAGCCGGGTTGTTTCAGGGAGGCGGTACTTGGGGGCCAGTTTTAGTATCCAGCCACAAGCAGTTTCTAAGGAAATCCGGTGACCTATAGAAACATAGATTGGATTCACATTGTTTTGTGTTCTTAATACCGAACCAATAATCTCATTCTCATTAAAGAGGGGGCTCACTTCTCCTCTTATTGTGTTTGGTTCATCATATGTGCCGATTAATCGTGTTTTGCCACAGCCAATCGTTGGTATATCGAAAATTACACCTAAATGACAGGCTAGTCCAAATCGGCGAGGGTGGGCATAGCCTTGTCCATCACAAACAATTAAATCCGGTTTATGTTGAAGTTTTTTGAATACTTTTACTAATGGAGGTATTTCCCGAAAGGAGAACAATCCGGGAATGTAAGGAAACTGCTCGATATCTTCCTCTGCTACTTTTTCTACAACATCTAAGGTATCAGCATCAAGAATAACTGCGGCTGCGACAAGTTTATGGCTGCTTTTTTGATAAGCGACATCAACACCAGCAACTAATCCAATTTTATTAAAGGAATCATGCGTAATTACTTTTTGGGCGAGCTCTTTTTGTATATCTAATGCTTCCATTTCAGATAAAGCCCAATTGTGATGAATGACAGGTTCCAATATATACTCCTATTTAAGTAGACGGTTCATTGTTCTACGTTGTTCCAGCTCTATTACCCAACCCACCCCAAACAAACCCGTTCCACCAATCCTTTCAGCTTTTGCACCTCACCCTCTAGATACGCCAATTCTTCCACGGTAATCTCATAATGCTCCGAATAGCGGGCTTCGATATAGGCGCGTTGCAGGCGGCGGAAGCAGCGGCGGTGGAATTTGTTGTCGAGCGGGAAAATGGTTGCAAATTCAGCATCGATTTGGGCGCATAGTTTGCCCAGTTTTTCGATATTGTGGGATTTAGGTAAATAATTGGTGCAGGTGAGTAGCGTGCAGGCGAAAAAACGTTCCGTCGATTGATGTAGGAGAAAAGCTGATTGCTTCAACCATTGCCTCTTCATTCCATCTTGAAAGAATACAAAGAGCTGTTCTGCACTTTCAAACCACTGTTCATAATGCTTACGGGCAATTTCCTGCTTTTCAGCTTCGGTTAAATCCCCCGGCTCGGCCAATGGTTTTGGTGTGGCGGCAAACAGCTCAATCCCTTCTTCGCGGATATCCTTAAAAAAGTAGTGCCCTTGCTGTAGCCGTTCGTTCACTTCCTGCAAATCATGGACAATCAATCCCAGTGGTGCGGAAGTGACTTTACGGTCGATCTGCTCTTTGGCGCGTTGCCAGACGACATCTTCTTCAACCAGTGCGGCTTTGTTCACAATCACCAAAATATCGTAATCGCTGATATAGCCATTGACCGGATCGTTGACCCAACTGCCTTTGGCATGGCTGCCGAACAGGATGATTTTTAAGATGCGAAACTCGCTTTTACTCGCTGTTTTGCCCTGAAGATAGTCGTCCAGCGTATCACGCAGAATGGTCGATATGGTGGCAAGCTCCTGCTGTTTGGATTCGGGCAAATGGTCGAGGGCTGTTTTCATAAAGCGATATTCGGTCTGTGTGGATTGAATGGTTCATAGGATAAAAGAAGCGAGCAGCAAAAAACACTGTTTGTCATGGTTTTAGATGGGTTGCCTAGGGAAATGCGACGGGGTTCGGTTTTATTGATTTGTCTGGTGATTCTTGTCGCCTTTGGCTTCGAGGCATGACGCACAATTCCGTTTTTCGGTTTCAGTGGCATCGGTGCCCAGTGCGCCAGTTACTCTTGCCAAGATGCAAGAGTAACCAGAAGATCTTTTTTGTTGGGCTTGGTCGTGCGTTGTCCAGAAGCGGCTTTTACGGGCGTCCTGCCCGGAAAAGCCTAACCATTCATCCGTGAATGGTTTTCTTGGTCGGGTGGTTTTCCCAAACCACGGAATTACAATTTATCTTCCCAGCCTCCGGCACCGAAATATGACGCACTTTAAGGTGTGTGTCCTGATAAGCTAGAGAAAAATATCCAAATATTCAGTTAAATATTTTTACGGTGGTTGAATGAATAACAGAAATAAAAGATTAACCTATAGAGACGCTTTGACTATAGCAGAAGGTTTGTTCTCTTCTGCTTTAAATGAGTTTCAATTTAGCGCAGGGCAAGCTTGGGCATTTACTTTAGATGAACTGGATTCAGTTAAAAATAAGACAGATCCTAAAGGAAACATTATTGTACTAACTGCAATTTATAAGTTGGCGTTGGTTAACAATGTTGAGTTATCTAAATCCGACGACTATACGAATGATATGTTGCTTGAGTTAAAAGAGTCGTACCAGCAATTTGATGAGTGCATCTTTGACGACCTTAATATGAGTACAGAGGAAAGATTGTTTTTGAAGTCAGATATACAGTTGGTTTCTAACAAGTATCTATAGATAGAGACGGTTCTATTTCATATCGATTATCAGATATGAGATGTTATTTTGATACTATTCATTATTCTGGTATCACGCCCATGTTTATAAATCCAGATATGGGGTGAGTTGGCCGTCAAAGTGGATGCAGAGCTGAGACCACGTCAGGTTTCAGCTCTGCATCCACCCCAAACAAACCCGTTCCACCAACCCTTTCAGCCACCCTCCAGATATGCCAATTCTTCCATGGTAATCTCATAATGCTCCGAATAGCGGGCTTCGATATAGGCGCGTTGCAGGCGACGGAAGCAGCGGCGGTGGAATTTGTTGTCGAGTGGGAAAATGGTTGCAAATTCAGCATCGATTTGGGCGCATAGTTTGCCCAGTTTTTCGATATTGTGGGACTTGGGTAAATAATTGGTGCAGGTGAGTAGGGTACAGGCAAAGAGTCTTTCTGTGACTTGATGAAGCATGAATGCAGAAATTTTCTCATCCCCTTTTTCTAAACTGAACTGGAAATGATCAAAGAAACCATTGGCGCTTTTGAACCACTGTTCATAATGCTTACGGGCAATTTCCTGCTTTTCTGCTTCGGTTAAATCCCCCCGGCTCGGCCAATGGTTTGGGTGTGGCGGCAAACAGTTCAATCCCTTCTTCGCGGATATCTTTGAAGAAATAATGCCCTTGCTGTGGCCCTGCGGATGATGGGCAAAAATGAAGAAGCTCAGCAGGTGGGAGCGAAGCATGTTGGTGAGATGCTGACCAATATCGCGTTAGGTCTGGGCGGAGAAGCGGCCGCGACCAAAGCCCTTGAAGCGATTGGGAAAGTGACGAAGACAGTCAAAGGTGTGCTTCCGGTTGTTGATAATACGTCATTACCGAAATATACCGGAGGCAATGGGTCGGCGATTGTTGAGGGTGAATTTGCCGGGCAGTCCAGTGCGCATGGGGTGATTGAGAAGACATCTGGTGATAATCATGGTAGTTTGGCGAATGCTGGATCTTCATCATCGGCGGATGTTGGATCGGGGACGGTGCTGGCTGAGAAGAACCCAACTTCTTCTCATTCTACAGATATTCCCGAATATACATATAGAGGAGACTCGAGGGAGCCTGACATTATATTTAACGAAGGGTTTCAGACTCTAGGAGATAGTACAGATTTGTTAGCTCATACTTTTGATAATACCAGTCCCCCGAGTAATTATATTTCTACATCTAAATCTGCTGATGTAGCAGCAGACTTTGACCCCGACTATATTTATGTTGTACGTCCTATTGATGGAATCGATGTTAATAAAACTCTTGGGACTGATAGTCCTCATCCAACTGAGTTAGAAATTGCGATTCCTAATGGAGTAAAACCCAAAGATATACGTGCTGTCACATTACCTGATCAGCAAGTATCCATTTTGAATCCCAATTATGAATAATAGGTGGTGTAAAGATGTTGAAGATAGAGGTAGTGATTGAGGATCAAAACGGTATTCAACAATATACCTATGTGAATATATCTAAGTCAGTACCATGGAAATTAGTTTTTCCGGGGGGAGAAGGAATAGAATCATTTGAAGTTGAAGCTGATGACTTATTCATAGCATGCACTAGACTGAGAGAACATCTTGAACAGCAATATTTTAAACTATTGTGTAATGCTTCAAGAGAGAATCTCTGTGTATCATCAATGTCCAGAGAAATGGGTGGGGGACGGAAAGGGTATATAGTACAAATGGGTCAACCTACTTCAAGGGATACTTTGGTCGATATCTTTGGATATGTGGACTCACATTTAGTTGTATCTGTTGAAGAACAGAAGCAGTTTCATGAAAAATGGATGAAATCGCTCAAATGAATAAATTAAAACAAATCGAGCCAAAGAAATAATCAGGACACGCGCCTCAAGGAATGGATTTACTTATGGCGTGTGTCCTCGTAATTTTATGGTGAATATGAGACCATCTCTATAAGTCCTAATTATTTCGTCCAATTAATGCATTATATTACAGATTATTATATTGAAAGTTATCCTGATGATAGGATTCTCGCAGAGCAATATATGACACAGTTAAGAAGGCGTTACGGCTCTAAATAGCTGTTCCTAAATATAGAGCTGAGACCACGTCAGGTTTCAGCTCTGCACCCGCCCCAAACAAACCCGCTCCACCAATCCTTTCAGCTTTTGCACCTCACCCTCTAAGTATGCCAATTCTTCCACGGTAATCTCATAATGCTCCGAATAGCGGGCTTCGATATAGGCGCGTTGCAGGCGGCGGAAGCAGCGGCGGTGGAATTTGTTGTCGAGCGGGAAAATGGTTGCAAATTCAGTATCGATTTGGGTGCATAGTTTGCCCAGTTTTTCGATGTAAAATAGCGAGGACACTCGCCCGGAGTTAGAGCATAAAACTGTACCATTTTTGCTACAACAGGAGTTGGGTAATGTATGAGAAAAAATTTGTGGTTTGTTAAGGTGTGTGTCCTTGTAAGAATTTTAAAGCAGTATTAAACCTAGATGGTACATTAAACATCGCGAAGACCACTCAAGCAAAGAAAACAGGAAGAAGGCTACCTAAATGATTGAAGATTTAAAGTTCCTAATTAAGTGTTTAGAACGAATATCTGATAGCAAAGACATCGATACGAAGAATTTAAAGTTAGAAATTGAAGATTGTTTTCATGATATTGAAGTTTTAAAAGAAAGAGTCAGTGGATTGGCTGGTGCTATAGAATGTAAGGAAGAGTTATCAACGCTTAGTGCTCTAATGCTGGTAGGTATGAGTATACAAGATTTATGCACTGCGTTTTCTAACATAACAGATGAGCTTAACCCAGTAGCAGTGGATAGTCGTTGGGCAGATTTTCCTGAAACAGAGCAATATGAAACTGAAAGTAAAAGAGAATATTACTGTAAAGTTGGTGAAAAAGTTAGAGAAAAATGGTCAGGTAAATGTCGGTGATAGGAAAATAAGCAGGACACGTACTTCAAAGAATGGATTTACTTATAGCATGTGTCCTCGTAAGAATTCTGAAACACCAGCATCTCTGGTGTTTATTACTCAAGGAATAAGCAGGACACACACATTCAAGGGATGGTTTTACTTATGGTGTGTGTCCTTATTTTGACATAAAAACTACTTAGAAGTTTTCGATCAGCAGGGAAACTTTAAAGCAGTATTAAACCTAGATGGTACTTTTAATGAGAAAAATCTAAACAGGTGGAGAAGCAAGGGAGAAAACTACCAAAATGATTAAAGACTTATTGTTTTTGCTCGAGTGTCTTGAAAAAATTTCGACATCCAAAGAGATTGATATAGAAGATTATAATCTTGAAATTAATGATTGTTTGAAAGATATTGAAAATTTTAAGAGCAGAGTTGACATGTTAGCGGGGGCTATAAAGGGAGGACAAGAATTATCTCCGTTAAGTGTCTTAATGTTAGTAAAAGCCAGCTTACAAGATCTTTCCACAGGTTTTTCTAATTTAGCTAATGAATTGCGACCAATAATACTACATGATAACTGGGAAGAGTTTCCTGACAGGGATGAATATGAAAGTGAAAAGGAACGAGAAAATTATCGTCGAGTCGGTGTAAAAATTAGAGAAGAGCGGGCCAAGAAAGAAGAGTAGTGAAAAATACAGGAACCAATGAGATTATTCATTATTCTGCGTCACGTTCATTTTTATAAATCCAGATATGGGATGAGTCGGCCGTCAAAGTGGATGCAGAGCTGAGACCACGTCAGGTTTCATCTCTGCATCCGCTCCAAACAAACCTGTTCCACCAACTCTTTCAGCTTCTGGAATAAGCAGGACACACATATTCAAGGGATGATTTATTTATGGTGTGTGTCCTTGTAAGAATTTATATATGAGAAAGTGACAGGACATACTCGGATTTGGTCTAGAAATGAGCATGGGAAAATGTCGAAATTAAGAGAAGTTTTTATTGGGGAGGAGGTGAGTAATGAATAAAATAAATTTATCTTGTTCGGTTGAAGGAATTAATGGTTCTATAATGTATCCATCATGGAAGGATATTTTACTTAGGATTCAAAAAACAAAAGAATTAGGTGGTTCTATGTACTTATCTATTATTGATGGACCAGATTTTGGTCCTGTTAGTCTAGAAATACGCGGTGAAAATGGATATTATTTAATGACTTTGCTTGATAATATAACAGAAGGTGATGATGAAGTTAGAAGTTATGATAATTTGGAAATAGATTCAATGCAGCCAAAGATTGAAATATTAGGTGATTATTGGCCTATGAAAATGTTAACTTGTGACTTTACCCTAGTGACAAGTGTGT
Protein-coding regions in this window:
- a CDS encoding GMP reductase, with amino-acid sequence MRIEQELKLGFKDVLFRPKRSTLKSRSQVNLTRDFTFKHSGRQWSGVPVIAANMDSVGSFGMAQALAKYDVITAIHKHYSLQEWQAFVQTADAETLKYVMVSTGTSDADFTKMQATLALSEDLMFVCIDIANGYSEHLVEFVERVRRALPDKVIVAGNVVTGDMTEELILAGADIVKVGIGPGSVCTTRVKTGVGYPQLSAIIECADAAHGLGGQIIGDGGCTCPGDVSKAFGGGADFVMLGGMLAGHHESGGDIVVKDGESYVKFYGMSSKSAMDKYAGGVAQYRAAEGKTVLLPYRGSVEDTIQDILGGVRSTCTYVGAANLKELTKRTTFIRVQEQENNMFGKES
- a CDS encoding scabin-related ADP-ribosyltransferase; amino-acid sequence: MMGKNEEAQQVGAKHVGEMLTNIALGLGGEAAATKALEAIGKVTKTVKGVLPVVDNTSLPKYTGGNGSAIVEGEFAGQSSAHGVIEKTSGDNHGSLANAGSSSSADVGSGTVLAEKNPTSSHSTDIPEYTYRGDSREPDIIFNEGFQTLGDSTDLLAHTFDNTSPPSNYISTSKSADVAADFDPDYIYVVRPIDGIDVNKTLGTDSPHPTELEIAIPNGVKPKDIRAVTLPDQQVSILNPNYE
- a CDS encoding 5'-nucleotidase, with protein sequence MPLDLSNTLVIGVSATALYDMEESDRIFRDTKTSDPDTAIEQYRDFMREHENEPLSPGTGWHLVKALLGLNQYQIGNSPLVEVVVMSRNSPDTGLRVLNTIRYEQLNITRSAFTAGESVPDYLDAFDVDLFLTTSVEDAQRVIDSKLCAAAILKEPPHDAPKIPEGQVRIAFDGDAVLFSEESELVYKTQGMAAFHAQEDEKQNIPMEEGPYASLLKKLSTLQDRLPMRVEYSPVRIAIVTARNSPSEMRVIKTLRSWGVYVDEAFFLGGVEKTKVLKAFRPHIFFDDQDVHLDKAANLVPSGKVPYLSTSELSVKPKG
- a CDS encoding DUF6911 family protein, with amino-acid sequence MNKINLSCSVEGINGSIMYPSWKDILLRIQKTKELGGSMYLSIIDGPDFGPVSLEIRGENGYYLMTLLDNITEGDDEVRSYDNLEIDSMQPKIEILGDYWPMKMLTCDFTLVTSVCREFYETGDVSQEILSV
- the nfi gene encoding deoxyribonuclease V (cleaves DNA at apurinic or apyrimidinic sites): MEPVIHHNWALSEMEALDIQKELAQKVITHDSFNKIGLVAGVDVAYQKSSHKLVAAAVILDADTLDVVEKVAEEDIEQFPYIPGLFSFREIPPLVKVFKKLQHKPDLIVCDGQGYAHPRRFGLACHLGVIFDIPTIGCGKTRLIGTYDEPNTIRGEVSPLFNENEIIGSVLRTQNNVNPIYVSIGHRISLETACGWILKLAPKYRLPETTRLADQLVNQYMKEILQ
- a CDS encoding ComEC/Rec2 family competence protein is translated as MGYEIDFLGVGEESKSGDAIALRYGNLYGTREEQTVVVIDGGFKDTGASLVEHIKNHYGTSVVDLVINTHPDLDHINGLETVLNELDVKELWIHKPWEHNQGLANKFKDGRVTDNSIGERLKENLEKAWSLVKLAEAKGIRVQEPFTGLADAGGGIKILGPSVEFYESLIPEFEGMPEKASLSNMLESALNKAASALRRFLVSWGEDKIDDSGETSPRNNSSVITQLLVDERCSLFTGDAGIKALEYAADQLEQSGQTADLRFIQIPHHGSKRNIGKTVLNRLVGEPVAEGESRGITAIASTAKGAEPKHPRKAVMNAFTHRGVKVLATRWTGICHHHDAPNRSGWNSLNPEPYHYDYEDEVA
- a CDS encoding amino acid adenylation produces the protein MQLQLSASNALNKWLKADLPRLPTEQGKQAGVNKLSSNATTMSWQVHLIENHYRSVEKTLIVCEANSRFTYFIPLNRMIFTPDELTERLKIEWQFAFDEALEESRLIGHYEIASLLSKLNDIEFIPQWIKNTDLSINGHIADAAQWVTQTLDDRNLDRLSQPLAFEISSYINCQTKSIKVNNKKQRFIPIERLFAYVQDITSPNSTSNDQSDDMSNVIPFRR
- a CDS encoding HEPN domain-containing protein; this translates as MKTALDHLPESKQQELATISTILRDTLDDYLQGKTASKSEFRILKIILFGSHAKGSWVNDPVNGYISDYDILVIVNKAALVEEDVVWQRAKEQIDRKVTSAPLGLIVHDLQEVNERLQQGHYFFKDIREEGIELFAATPKPLAEPGDLTEAEKQEIARKHYEQWFESAEQLFVFFQDGMKRQWLKQSAFLLHQSTERFFACTLLTCTNYLPKSHNIEKLGKLCAQIDAEFATIFPLDNKFHRRCFRRLQRAYIEARYSEHYEITVEELAYLEGEVQKLKGLVERVCLGWVG
- a CDS encoding HEPN domain-containing protein — translated: MPPHPNHWPSRGDLTEAEKQEIARKHYEQWFKSANGFFDHFQFSLEKGDEKISAFMLHQVTERLFACTLLTCTNYLPKSHNIEKLGKLCAQIDAEFATIFPLDNKFHRRCFRRLQRAYIEARYSEHYEITMEELAYLEGG